A window of the Lysinibacillus irui genome harbors these coding sequences:
- a CDS encoding CPBP family intramembrane glutamic endopeptidase produces the protein MKKISQDTKFWLFFISPFFIILLGFLTATFFYQFIEGWAWIPLALVYWSLLGFCIYYFKGNRKLGDWFQKSKKAPFWITFTTLIGLFPLTILIMNYHLFHSVWLILSWLLFAIINPWLEEYYWRGVLFDSLLTKFPAWFAILYTTILFVISHPLMWGVFSYASQSYHLYIYLSVTGIVWAITYLKTKSLRSIILSHCIVDIGNLTVLTFLNIYIPPTM, from the coding sequence ATGAAAAAAATTAGTCAAGATACGAAATTTTGGTTATTTTTCATATCACCATTTTTCATTATATTACTAGGGTTCTTGACTGCTACATTTTTTTATCAATTTATTGAGGGCTGGGCTTGGATTCCACTAGCGCTTGTTTATTGGAGCTTGTTAGGATTTTGCATTTACTATTTTAAAGGTAACAGAAAACTAGGAGATTGGTTTCAAAAGTCAAAAAAGGCTCCTTTTTGGATAACCTTCACAACGCTGATTGGCCTTTTTCCATTAACAATCTTAATTATGAACTACCATTTGTTTCACTCTGTTTGGTTAATACTCTCTTGGCTTTTATTCGCCATCATCAATCCTTGGCTTGAAGAATACTACTGGCGAGGCGTTTTATTTGATAGTTTATTAACAAAATTTCCAGCATGGTTCGCTATTTTATATACAACTATCCTTTTTGTCATAAGTCATCCATTGATGTGGGGAGTCTTTTCTTATGCTAGTCAATCCTATCATTTGTATATCTATCTATCAGTAACAGGTATCGTGTGGGCCATTACGTATTTAAAGACAAAAAGTTTACGTTCTATTATCTTATCCCACTGTATCGTCGATATAGGGAATTTGACTGTATTAACATTCTTAAATATCTACATACCACCTACAATGTAA
- a CDS encoding TetR/AcrR family transcriptional regulator translates to MPRTEAQNIELRELRREEILQAALNVFSRRGMVATKISDIAKEANLSHGLVYHYFQSKEEIFTLLVKRAAESSGQIIEKAHLQEGTALEKLKWMTEQILYSLSEGQQILLFLIMIQASTSDAVPEEVKRFLSSEEFKSPVHGLIPLISEGQQCNEIVQEDPLKLAISYYSFIQGFAINKLQWTQCPVPEAEIIMKIFK, encoded by the coding sequence ATGCCAAGAACTGAAGCTCAAAATATAGAATTACGGGAGCTGAGACGGGAAGAAATACTACAGGCTGCATTAAACGTCTTTTCAAGAAGAGGAATGGTCGCAACTAAGATTAGTGATATAGCTAAAGAGGCCAATTTAAGTCATGGACTAGTGTACCATTATTTTCAATCAAAAGAAGAAATCTTTACACTTTTAGTTAAAAGAGCTGCTGAAAGCTCTGGGCAAATTATTGAAAAAGCGCATTTACAAGAAGGAACTGCACTCGAAAAACTGAAATGGATGACGGAGCAGATTTTATATAGTTTATCAGAGGGACAACAAATTTTATTATTCTTAATAATGATTCAAGCAAGTACGTCTGATGCTGTACCCGAAGAAGTAAAAAGATTTTTATCCTCGGAGGAATTCAAGTCCCCTGTTCACGGTCTCATCCCTTTAATTTCTGAGGGGCAACAATGCAATGAAATTGTTCAAGAAGATCCACTTAAATTGGCAATTAGCTACTATTCATTTATTCAAGGTTTTGCGATTAATAAACTACAATGGACACAATGTCCAGTTCCAGAAGCTGAAATAATTATGAAAATTTTTAAATAA